One Mycolicibacterium fortuitum subsp. fortuitum genomic window carries:
- a CDS encoding TetR/AcrR family transcriptional regulator gives MARQVNPAEHAARRHEILDAALRLMHDKGYDAMTIEDLLADLEISKGALYHYFRSKRALLEGVIEQMGERAAAGLTGIIDDPDRGALEKMHAYFDASRTWKTESATEVATLVRLWHHENNALLRQKMAQGSLRTTAPLLESIIRQGCAEGVFDTDYPHEAAGIITGMGLHLADAFIDAIEADGAEGVDISGPNAQKVVGAYLQAFERILGAPAGSLHQPGPSAEGKT, from the coding sequence GTGGCACGACAGGTGAACCCCGCCGAACACGCCGCCCGGCGTCACGAGATCCTCGACGCCGCCCTGCGGCTGATGCATGACAAGGGCTACGACGCGATGACCATCGAAGACCTCCTGGCCGACCTGGAGATCTCGAAAGGTGCTCTGTACCACTACTTCCGGTCCAAGCGGGCCTTGCTCGAAGGCGTCATCGAGCAGATGGGTGAACGGGCCGCCGCCGGACTGACCGGCATCATCGACGACCCGGACCGCGGTGCGCTGGAGAAGATGCACGCCTACTTCGACGCGTCGAGGACATGGAAAACGGAGAGCGCGACCGAAGTGGCAACGCTGGTCCGGCTCTGGCACCACGAGAACAATGCGCTGTTGAGGCAGAAGATGGCGCAGGGCTCCCTGCGCACCACCGCGCCTCTGCTCGAGTCGATCATCCGTCAGGGTTGCGCCGAAGGGGTCTTCGACACCGACTACCCGCACGAGGCGGCGGGGATCATCACCGGGATGGGCCTGCACCTGGCCGACGCCTTCATCGACGCGATCGAGGCAGACGGCGCGGAGGGCGTCGACATCAGCGGCCCCAACGCCCAAAAAGTGGTGGGTGCCTACCTGCAGGCCTTCGAACGCATCCTCGGTGCACCCGCCGGGTCACTGCACCAACCGGGTCCCTCAGCTGAGGGGAAAACGTAG
- the prcB gene encoding proteasome subunit beta, producing MTWRENLSSSLPQPSIGNPSVAMDLSSFSELLRRQAPELLPVNRVADGGFDPTNAVPHGTTIVAIKYPGGVLIAGDRRSTQGNMIAGRDVQKVYITDDYTATGIAGTAAIAVEFARLYAVELEHYEKLEGVALTFRGKVNRLAIMVRGNLGAALQGFVALPLLVGYDVDAADAENAGRIVSFDAAGGWNIEEEGYQSVGSGSIFAKSSIKKLYPQVVDADSALKVAIEALYDAADDDSATGGPDLVRGIYPTAVTIGADGAAEITEERIAELAREVIARRTRLGGEG from the coding sequence GTGACCTGGCGCGAGAACCTGTCTTCGTCTCTGCCCCAGCCCTCTATCGGTAACCCCTCTGTAGCAATGGACCTGTCGTCTTTCTCTGAATTGTTGCGCCGGCAGGCCCCCGAACTGTTGCCGGTCAACCGTGTCGCCGACGGTGGGTTCGACCCCACCAACGCGGTCCCGCACGGCACGACCATCGTCGCGATCAAGTACCCCGGTGGGGTGCTGATCGCCGGTGATCGCCGCTCGACCCAGGGCAACATGATCGCCGGGCGTGACGTGCAGAAGGTGTACATCACCGATGACTACACGGCGACGGGCATCGCGGGCACCGCGGCCATCGCCGTGGAGTTCGCCCGGCTCTATGCGGTCGAACTGGAGCACTACGAGAAGCTCGAAGGTGTCGCCCTGACCTTCCGTGGGAAGGTGAACCGCCTGGCCATCATGGTGCGCGGCAACCTCGGCGCGGCGCTGCAGGGCTTCGTGGCACTTCCGCTGCTCGTCGGCTATGACGTCGATGCCGCCGACGCCGAGAACGCCGGTCGCATCGTGTCGTTCGACGCCGCGGGCGGCTGGAACATCGAGGAAGAGGGATACCAATCGGTGGGCTCCGGCTCGATCTTCGCCAAGTCGTCGATCAAGAAGCTGTATCCGCAAGTGGTAGATGCGGATTCCGCTCTGAAGGTGGCCATCGAAGCGCTGTACGACGCAGCCGACGACGATTCGGCCACCGGCGGTCCCGACCTGGTGCGCGGTATCTATCCGACCGCGGTGACCATCGGTGCCGACGGCGCCGCTGAGATCACCGAGGAACGCATCGCCGAGCTGGCCCGCGAGGTCATCGCGCGCCGGACCCGGTTGGGCGGTGAGGGGTAA
- the prcA gene encoding proteasome subunit alpha, with the protein MSFPYFISPEQAMRERSELARKGIARGRSVVALAYDNGVLFVAENPSRSLQKVSELYDRVGFAAVGRFNEFDNLRRGGIQFADTRGYAYDRRDVTGRQLANVYAQTLGTIFTEQAKPYEVELCVAEVAHYGETKAPELYRITYDGSIADEPHFVVMGGTTEPIISALNESYAENADLGAAVKIAVQALSASSNGSEPRTLGPSTLEVAVLDATRPRRCFRRITGAALEALLPEAVSEKAAEEEPSEKPKKSEK; encoded by the coding sequence ATGAGCTTCCCGTACTTCATCTCGCCTGAGCAGGCGATGCGTGAGCGCTCCGAACTGGCGCGTAAGGGCATCGCCCGTGGCCGTAGCGTCGTGGCGCTGGCCTACGACAACGGTGTGCTCTTCGTGGCGGAGAACCCGTCGCGCTCACTGCAGAAGGTCAGCGAGCTCTACGACCGGGTCGGTTTCGCTGCCGTCGGGCGGTTCAACGAGTTCGACAATCTGCGGCGCGGCGGGATCCAGTTCGCCGACACCCGTGGCTACGCCTACGACCGCCGTGATGTGACCGGCCGCCAGCTGGCCAACGTCTACGCGCAGACCTTGGGCACGATCTTCACCGAGCAGGCCAAGCCCTACGAGGTCGAACTGTGCGTGGCCGAGGTGGCGCACTACGGCGAGACGAAAGCCCCTGAGCTTTATCGGATCACTTACGACGGGTCGATCGCCGACGAGCCGCACTTCGTCGTGATGGGCGGTACCACCGAGCCGATCATCTCTGCGCTCAACGAGTCGTATGCGGAAAACGCCGATCTGGGCGCGGCGGTCAAGATCGCCGTGCAGGCGTTGAGCGCGAGCAGCAACGGCTCCGAGCCGCGCACACTGGGTCCGTCGACGCTCGAAGTAGCGGTGCTCGACGCGACTCGACCGCGCCGCTGCTTCCGCCGGATCACCGGCGCGGCACTGGAAGCGTTACTGCCCGAAGCGGTTTCGGAGAAGGCGGCCGAAGAAGAGCCTTCGGAAAAGCCGAAGAAGTCAGAAAAGTAG
- a CDS encoding ubiquitin-like protein Pup, protein MAQEQTKRGGGGGEDDDLPGASAAGQERREKLAEETDDLLDEIDDVLEENAEDFVRAYVQKGGQ, encoded by the coding sequence ATGGCTCAAGAGCAGACCAAGCGTGGCGGTGGCGGCGGTGAGGATGACGACCTCCCGGGTGCATCCGCTGCCGGCCAGGAGCGTCGCGAGAAGCTTGCCGAGGAGACCGACGATCTGCTCGACGAGATCGACGATGTGCTGGAAGAGAACGCAGAAGACTTCGTGCGCGCGTACGTCCAAAAGGGCGGCCAGTGA